A single Thermus hydrothermalis DNA region contains:
- a CDS encoding zinc-dependent alcohol dehydrogenase, producing MKALLYTPSLPRFLGARVLGKRFPKGLLPLALAEVPLPEREGFVRVRVRLSGVCGSDLALLYGKSPPSISPFFSFPAVLGHEILGEVEGNLVAVNPLLACADRGLPPCRRCQGGEEGLCENVAEGALAPGMLGYNRDLPGGWGEWVLARPERLYPIPDGVPEERAVLAEPLAVVLRGLKKLRPWPGEVLVLGMGTLGLLAVRLLRALGYGGRVLAVAKYPHQAERAKAFGADEVFASAKEAQGARSRRYRYLLFTGHRGGYPGVIEASGSGRGFREALALAEEGGRVLLLGAPGLEPVDLSPFWFKEVGLVGSYTYTREEFAEAVSLLPELGGLEALIGGVYPLPAWKEALSARGKALFRPNVP from the coding sequence ATGAAGGCCCTCCTCTATACCCCCTCCCTCCCCCGCTTCCTCGGGGCCCGGGTCCTGGGAAAACGCTTCCCCAAGGGGCTCCTTCCCCTGGCCCTCGCGGAAGTCCCCCTGCCCGAACGGGAGGGCTTCGTGCGGGTGAGGGTCCGGCTAAGCGGGGTCTGCGGCTCGGACCTCGCCCTCCTCTACGGCAAAAGCCCCCCCTCCATAAGCCCCTTCTTCTCCTTCCCCGCCGTCCTGGGCCACGAGATCCTGGGGGAGGTGGAAGGGAACCTGGTGGCGGTGAACCCCCTCCTGGCCTGCGCTGACCGGGGGCTTCCCCCCTGCCGGAGGTGCCAGGGGGGAGAGGAAGGCCTCTGCGAGAACGTGGCGGAGGGGGCTTTGGCCCCGGGGATGCTGGGCTACAACCGGGACCTCCCCGGGGGGTGGGGGGAGTGGGTCCTGGCCCGGCCCGAGCGGCTCTACCCCATCCCGGACGGGGTCCCGGAGGAGCGGGCGGTGCTCGCGGAGCCCTTGGCCGTGGTGCTGAGGGGCCTCAAGAAGCTCAGGCCATGGCCCGGGGAGGTCCTTGTCTTGGGGATGGGCACCCTGGGCCTTCTCGCCGTGCGCCTCCTCAGGGCCTTGGGCTATGGGGGAAGGGTCCTGGCCGTGGCCAAGTACCCCCACCAGGCGGAAAGGGCGAAGGCCTTCGGGGCGGACGAGGTCTTCGCAAGCGCCAAGGAGGCCCAAGGGGCGAGAAGCCGGCGCTACCGCTACCTCCTCTTCACGGGCCACAGGGGCGGGTACCCAGGGGTGATAGAGGCCTCGGGAAGCGGCCGGGGCTTCCGGGAGGCCCTCGCCCTGGCGGAGGAAGGGGGTAGGGTCCTCCTTCTGGGCGCCCCAGGGCTTGAGCCCGTGGACCTTTCCCCCTTCTGGTTCAAGGAGGTGGGCCTTGTGGGGAGCTACACCTACACCCGGGAGGAGTTCGCGGAGGCGGTGAGCCTCCTCCCCGAGCTTGGAGGCCTGGAGGCCCTGATCGGCGGGGTCTACCCCCTTCCCGCCTGGAAGGAGGCCCTTTCCGCCCGGGGCAAGGCCCTCTTCCGGCCAAATGTGCCCTAG
- a CDS encoding AAA family ATPase has translation MPWEEEPFIEAGEKLRRLLKEVKRVIVGQDHLLERMLVALLARGHLLIEGVPGLAKTLAVRTLAEALGGSFKRIQFTPDLVPADLLGTRIYNPKEGEFRTELGPIFAHLLLADEINRAPAKVQSALLEAMQERQVTLGKETYPLPKPFLVLATQNPIESEGTYPLPEAQLDRFLLKVVVDYPAFHEELEIVRRMTTGEEIRVEKVLSLEELLELSRLADRVYVHPKVAEHAVALVQATRNLEGAGLKELKPYVAFGASPRASLALVQGAKALALVRGRAHALPEDVRDLYLDALRHRLVLSYQALAEGITAEAVLRGILERLPAPFVPLHDPYGDARSAPSPPGA, from the coding sequence ATGCCCTGGGAGGAAGAGCCTTTCATAGAGGCCGGGGAGAAGCTTAGGCGGCTCCTCAAAGAGGTCAAGCGGGTCATCGTGGGCCAGGACCACCTCCTGGAGAGGATGCTGGTGGCCCTTTTGGCCCGGGGCCACCTCCTCATTGAGGGGGTGCCCGGCCTGGCCAAGACCCTGGCGGTGCGGACCCTGGCGGAGGCCCTGGGGGGGAGCTTCAAGCGCATCCAGTTCACCCCGGACCTGGTGCCGGCGGACCTCCTCGGGACCCGCATCTACAACCCCAAGGAGGGGGAGTTCCGCACGGAGCTCGGGCCCATCTTCGCCCACCTCCTCCTGGCGGACGAGATCAACCGGGCCCCGGCCAAGGTGCAGTCGGCCCTCCTCGAGGCCATGCAGGAGCGCCAGGTAACCCTGGGGAAGGAAACCTACCCCCTGCCCAAGCCCTTCCTCGTCCTGGCCACGCAAAACCCCATTGAGAGCGAGGGCACCTACCCCCTGCCCGAGGCCCAGCTGGACCGCTTCCTCCTCAAGGTGGTGGTGGACTACCCCGCCTTCCACGAGGAGTTGGAGATCGTCCGCCGCATGACCACGGGGGAGGAGATCCGGGTGGAGAAGGTGCTCTCCCTGGAGGAGCTTTTAGAACTCTCCCGCCTGGCCGACCGGGTCTACGTCCACCCCAAGGTGGCGGAGCACGCCGTGGCCCTGGTCCAGGCCACCCGGAACCTGGAAGGGGCGGGGCTAAAGGAGCTCAAGCCCTACGTGGCCTTTGGGGCAAGCCCCCGGGCCTCCTTGGCCCTGGTCCAGGGGGCCAAGGCCTTGGCCCTGGTGCGGGGCCGGGCCCACGCCCTCCCCGAGGACGTGCGCGACCTCTACCTGGACGCCCTCCGCCACCGCCTCGTCCTCTCCTACCAGGCCCTGGCGGAAGGCATCACGGCGGAGGCGGTGCTCCGGGGCATCTTGGAGCGCCTCCCCGCCCCCTTCGTGCCCCTGCATGACCCTTATGGAGACGCCCGAAGCGCTCCTAGCCCGCCTGGAGCTTAA